AATCACCCCGCGCGCGTGCGCCGCCTCGAGCGCCTCCGCGATCTGAGCGCAAACGCGGAGCGCCTCCTGCTGCGGCATCGCCCCCGCGCGCAGGCGCTCGCCCAGCGTCACACCCTCGACCCGTTCCAGCACGAGCGCCAGCGCCTCGCTGCGGAAGAGCGACATTCGCTCGACGTCGCGCGCGAACTCCGCGGGTAGCAGCTTGAGCGCCACGTCGCGCTCGAGGCGTGTGTCCCGGGCGAGGAACACCTCGCCCATGCCTCCGGCGCCGAGCCGCTCGAGTACCAGGTAGGGCCCGACTCGCCTCTCCGGTGCCGCCATCACGCCGCGTACCGGTCCATCACGCGCAGGGCGCGCAGCGTGATCCACCGGCTCGGCCGTCCCTCGCCGTCGTCCATCTCCACGGGCACCGGACCGGCGTATCGGATCTCGAGCGGCCATCGTCCGTCGCGGTCTCGCTTGGACGCGACCAGGTCGAGAGCCTCGGCCATACGCTCGTCCTTTGCGACACCGGCCCGATGCAGGTAGTCGAGTCCCCACAGCACGTCGTAGTGCCACCACGTGGGGAAGGCAAACCGGGTGAACGCGGGATGGCGGCTCCTGCTCTCGGGGCCGAGCTTTCGGTCGTAGTCGATCACCGAACCGGTCGACCGGCGGCGGAAGAGACGCCGCTCGAGCAGATACTCCTGGCCACGGAGGCGAGCCGAGGTGACTTCGGGACTGCCGCCGAAACGCCGCTCCTGGTCGAGCAGGGCCTCGAGCACACAGATCGTGGTGTTGAAGGAGGATCGGGTCGAGCCGTTCTCGGCCTCGCAGTTCCAGCCACCATCGGGCAGCTGCTCGGAGAGCAGCCTCTCGATCAGGCCCCGAACGTCCTCGCCGAAGTACGCGCCGACCGCGGCGACCTGCCCGTTGATGCAGGGCTCCACCTCGCCGGCGAAGAACGGATTGGCGTCGCACTCGGGAGGGGCGCAACCTTCCCAGGTCACCCGCTCGCGGACGAGCTCCACGGCACGCCGCGCCCCGTCGCTCGCGGGATCGAGGCCCAGCTCCCGCAGCAGCATGAGGACGTGCATCGTGGAGTTGAACCCGCGGTTCCAGGCCGCGCCGCTCCACCTGCCGTCGGGTGCCTGGGAGGCGAGGAGCCGCGCGCCCCAGCCGTCCTGGACGACCCTCGCCCGCTCGGCCGCGACCTCGTCGGCGGGCGCACCGGTGAGGTCCTGCATCACCTGCCAGCGAATCGCGGGGTCCGAGTCGAGGAGCCAATCCAGGACTGGGGCGTCCATGTTCGGGAACTTCCTTTCGGACGACGGGACAGGCAAGTGGCCGCTCCCCATGCGCTGTTTCCTGGAGTACTTTGTCGAGGAGCAGATACTAGACCGCCCCGTCACGGTCGCGAAAGAGACTCATGCGGATCTTTTCCCCGTTGCCCGGATGGGCAGAGAGGAAGATCTCCTTGATGCACCGAGCCCTCTCGGCGTTCCTAGGAGCCATCGCCGGTATCTTCGTCCTTTGCGGCTCGATGGGCCTCATCGGCTCCTGGGTGATCTCCGCGGCCCTGGGCCTGACGTGCGCCGTCGGCATGGCCGTCCTGTTCCATCGAAGCCGGTGGATTCGAATCGATCCGGAAGTCTGTCCTCCTGCTCTCCGGACGGTCTCCCTGATGGGCATGGTCGTGGCGCTCCTCCAGCTCTCACGCCTCGCCGTCTTCGTGGTCTCACCGGATCGAGCCGAGTTCTCGTTCCTTCCCGCGAGTCAATGGGAGGTCCGTCACGCCTGCACCACCGCGTACTTCGTGGCTGCTCGGGCGAGCAGCTCCGGAGTCGACGTCTACCGCGACTCCCTGTACACCGCTCCGGACGACGATCCCACGAAGATCCGGAAGTCCAGGAAGCTCGGAGCGTTCAACATCGACGTGTACGAGTATCCGCCGCCGTTCCTGCTCCTGCCGCGCGCCCTTCTGCCGTTGGCGCCCGAATTCCTGGATTACCGGATGCTCTGGTTCGGAGTCTGTGGAATCGGACTGCTCCTGGCCACGGTCGCCGTGCCGCCGCTGCTCGGGTCGATCGCCGGGACACGCGCCCTCCTCCTGTCGCCTCTCCTGTGGGCGGCGATCCCGACCTTCAGCCTGTTGCAGAAGGGAAACGTGCAAGGACTCGTCATCGCGATGGCGATGCTCGCCATGGTCCTGTTCCATCGCGGCCACAGGGTCGCGGGAGGAGCGCTGCTCGCGTTCGCGACGTTGAGCAAGCTCTTCCCGGGGATGCTCGTCGTCTATCTCCTGGCCCGGCGGCAGTGGCGTGCCGTGGCCTGGACGTGCGCGTTCTCTCTGGCCTTCGTCGTGCTCAGCTTTCTCCTGTTCGGTGCGGAGATGTACCGCTCCTTCCTCGATCACCTCCCTCGGCTCTTGAGTGGGGAGGCATTTCCCGCGTTTCGGAACCCGTCCGCGCTCGCGATGAACTTTTCGATTCCGACATTCCTGTTCAAGCTGAAGCCATTTGGGGTCACCGGGATCGACTTCTCGGTGTCCAGGGTCGTGGGATGGATCTACACGGTCTTGGTGGTCCTCGTGACGGTGCTGGCCGCGAGGAGGACCCGGGGCCGCGAACCCCTCGTTTGGCTCGCGATTCTCATCCTCGCGACGCTGAGGAGTCCGTTCATCCCTCAGGCGTACGCGGCCGTTCCGCCTCTCTGGTTACTGCCCATGATGGTTGCGTTCCGCGATCCGACCTGGAGGATGCTGGCTGGAACGCTCCTGGCCTGGGCGGCCCTGAACGTCTATGTCCCCCACGACCTGGGGGCGGACCCGAGGATCATGGCGATCCTGAACCTGGCACCTCTCGGCGTGACTCTGGCTCTGTCCGTACGAGGGCTGAGGGAGGGAGCGGAAGAGGAGACTGCTTCTGCCGCGGTACGGTCCGAGGCTGGCTCGCCCGGGATCGCTTCTTACTCGTAGAGCATTTGTCCGGTGACCGATTCTTGTGTTGCCGTCGGGGTGGTCTCCGCTACTTCAGCAAACTCATCTTCCTCGTCCGCCGATCCGCTCCCGCCGCCAGCTCATAGAGATAGATTCCCGACGATACGGGTCGACCCGCGTCGTCCTGCCCATTCCACGTCGCCTCATGCGGCCCGGCGGCAAGGTGCCCGCTCACCAGGGTCCGGATCAATCGTCCACCCGGCGAGTAGATCCGTAGCGTCGTGCGATCAGACGTGGCCAGCGTGAACCGGATCGTCGTCGAAGGATTGAAGGGGTTCGGCGCGTTGGGGGCGAGCGCGAACCGAGGAGCTGGCGCGGGCGCACCTCCATCAACGGCGGTGATCGTCGTACCGAGAACCAAGGTTGTGACGTCCAGCTTCCCGAATCCCCACGCGTCGTTCGGAGCGACACCGGTGTACGAGTCGCCACGCGCGGTCGCGCGCAGACGGTCGCGAACGGCTGCGGGTCCCTGAGCCGACCAAGCCGGACGCGCGAGGAGGAGCGCCACGGCTCCCGTCACGTGCGGTGCCGACATGCTGGTCCCGGACATGAGCACGTGGACGCCGTCCGTTGCGATCCCGTTCGTGCCGGCCGCGTAATCCGCCGACTTCGTGGACAGGATCCCTTGCCCGGGCGCGCTGAGGTCGGGCTTCCGAACGCCGTCCCGGCGGGGGCCTACGCTCGAGAACGGAGCGAGCGCGTCGAGCGTCGTCGTGCCGCCGAACGAGTAGGTCGAGCCATTGATCGACGTCCAGCTCGTGCGGGTGGTGTGGGCCCCGACCGTGATGACCGAATCCGCCGTCCCCGGTGACCCGATGACTCCGTTCTTCATGAGTCCCTGGACCCACCGCGCGAGCGCTCCGCCGCCGAGCTGGCTTTGGTGGAGGTACATGTCGACGAACCCGGCTTCGGTCGCCTGGACGGGGTGGAAGCGAAACGTCCAGGTCCCCGTCCGGGGCACGAGCGACTCGCTCTGATCGTAGATCTCGATGTAGATCTCGTTGTCTCCATTCGTGGGCGACGTCACGCCATTGGAGACGAACACGCGGCCGTCCGGAGTGTCCTCCTCGCGCTCCTGTCCTCGGGCCACGGGACCGACCGTCACGCCCGTCGGCGTCACGAGGGACACGGAGATCCGATTCGCTCCCGGATACCATCCGGAGAAGAGGAGATAGTCGTTCCCATTGCCGGTCTTGGGAACGTACGCCGGCACGGCGAGCGTCATGGCCGACTCGACGGAGCCCGTCACGGGAACGCGGCCGTGCAGATCCGTGGCGCCGCTGTTTCCCGCCGACGCCACGACGATCCGTCCCGGACCCGTGAGCGCGCTGATCATGAGGTCCATGTCATAGGTCCCGTCGTGCGGACCATCCTGGGTTCCGAGACTCAGATTCACCACGGCCCGCTTTCCCAGGGCCGCCGCTTGGTCGAAGATGAACTTCACCCCATCCACGATCGCGTTCGTCTGGAACGTCGTCTTCACCGCGATGAGATCGGCCTCCGGCGCGACTCCGACATAGGTGAACTCGGGCAGTCCGGAGCTCGTCGCGAGTCCGTTCCCCGCCGCGATTCCCGCGACGTGCGTTCCGTGTCCGGCCGTGTCGGTCTCGTCGAGAAGGCCCATGCGGATCTCCGTCGAGTCGTAGTACGCGCCGTACGTGAATCCGGAGGGACGGGTACCAACCGGAGAGGTCTGGTCCCACAGGGCAAGCAGACGGCTACGGCCATCGCGCCTGTGAAAATCCGGATGCTCCCAGTCGATTCCCGTGTCCACGATGCCGACCACGACGCCCGATCCCGTGAGCCCGGTGAGGGCACCGTCGAGGACGGGATGGAGTGCCGCCGCGCGCGCGTCGAGCACGCTCCGGTCGAGGTGAGGTGTCGTTCGCTCGGCCACCTGCACGCGCTCCACGCCCGGCATCTGGGTGAGCGCCTCGAGGAGCCCGAGCGGGCATCGCGCCGTCATGCGCCGTCCCGCGACCGTCCCGACTTCGATTCCGCGCGCGCGAAGGAGCCCAGGCGCGACGTCACCGACGACGATGAGGTCGACCAGGACTTCGCCGGCCGCGCCACGCGAGAGGAATCGCTCCGATCGTTCCGACCCCGGTGTGATGTGCCGCAGCGCCGGGTGCCCTTTGAGGTGTTGCGCCTCGGCCCATCCGAGGAAGTGGAAGTTCAGGATCGTTCCGAACAGGACCGAGCGGAGGAGGGAGCCGCGGAGCGCGCGAAGGATCTTCATGGGCGATGCCTCGAGGGTTGGTCGAGCCGCGAAATTTGCAGGATGGCTTTGGATGCGGCTTCGGGTAGGGAGGTTCTGCGGTAAGAGCCGTGCAAACCTATGTGAAACAACCGTTTCGGCGTGAATCTGAACCCGGAGGGGTGCATCGCGGAGGGGACCGACCGCGTAAGCCCGATTCGCTGCCCGCCCGATCTTGACGTGATACCAACCAGTTGGTATGTTAAATGGGATCAGTGTTACCCCGGCGGATCCCAAACGGAGAGAGCATGACCGCGGCGTCGTCACCGACCCCTCCCCACGAGTCCAAGACACGATTCCTGGAGGCAGCGATGCACGTGATCCGAGCCAAGGGGTACACGGCCGCGACGATCGACGACGTTTGCGCCGAGGCCGGGCTCACGAAGGGGAGTTTCTTCCACCACTTCAGGAGCAAGGAAGACCTCGCGCTCGCGGCCGCCGATCACTTCTCCGCGATGGCGGATGGCCTGTTCGCGTCCGCACCGTACCGGCTCCTCCAGGATCCGCTCGAGCGGCTGCTCGCGTACGTGGACTTCCGGGCTTCGATCCTCCAGGGCGAGATTCCCGATTTCACCTGTCTCCTCGGAACGATGGTCCAGGAGGTGTACGACACGAATCCCGCGATCCGGGACGCGTGCGACCGCCACATCAGCGCCCATGCCGCGGGAGTGGCGCTCGACATCGCCGAAGCCAAGAAGCGATACGCGCCGGACGCTCCGTGGACACCGGAGAGCCTCGCTCTCTTCACCCAGGCCGTGCTCCAGGGCGCGTTCGTGCTGGCAAAGGCCAAGCACGGGCCCGAGGTCGCGGCCGAATGTTTGCGCCACTTGCGTCGGTATCTCGAAGGCCAGTTCCACCCAACTCCCAAAGGAGCCTGAGATGACCCTCCATCCGAAGAGCAGTGCAGATGCGAAGATCGTTCCTTGTCTCTGGTACATCAACCAGGCCGCCGAAGCCGCGAAGTTCTACGCCTCCATCTTCCCGAACTCGAGCGTCGAGGACGTGACCGTGCTCCCCGCCGATACCCCGAGCGGGCCCGAGGGCTCGGTGGAGATCGTCGACTTCACCCTCGCCGGTCAGCCGTTCATGGCCTTCAGCGCGGGGCCGCTGGAACCCTTCAATCATGCGATCTCCTTCGTCGTGAATTGTGAGGACCAGACCGAGGTGGATCGCTACTGGGCGGCCCTCTCGGATGGCGGCTCGATCGAACAGTGCGGCTGGCTTCGAGACCGCTACGGCGTCGCGTGGCAGATCGTTCCGACCGTGCTCGGCCGGATGATGAAGGACAAGGATCGAGCGCGTGCCAAGCGCGTCGCCGAGGCGATGCTCCAGATGGTGAAGCTGGACGTCGCGGGGCTGGAGCGCGCTTATGCCGGGCGTCAGGAGTCCATCGTTTGACGAAGGCGGCTTTCCGGAGACGGGGTGGGATCATGCGGCTCGATCTGTATGTGAACTATCGCGGGACGTGCGAGGAGGCGTTTCGTTTCTACGAAAGGAATCTCGGCGGCAGGATCACAGGAGTCGTCCGTCACGGAGAACAGCCCAATCCGAACATACCCGTCGAGTGGAAGGAGAAGGTCCTCCACGCCCGCGTCGAGATCGGCAACGCGGTGCTCCTGGGCGCCGACATTCCGCAGGCCGAGCCCATGCGGAGCGCGTACCTGACGCTCTCCGTGGATCGGGAGGAGGACGCGGAGGGTATCTACCTCCTGCTCCGGGATGGAGGCGAGGTCTTCATGAAGATGGAGCGGACGCCGTTCGCGAATCGCTTCGCGATGCTGCGGGACCGTTTCGGAACCTCGTGGATGCTCCTCCACCAGCCGGCTTCCGAAGGCGGTGCCGCGTTGCTCTCGAGCGCTTCCGTGGCAACCCGGCTCCCCGCGCGGGACCTCGCCCGCGCGAGGAGGTTCTATTCGGAGAAGCTGAGCTTGGAGCCGATCGAGGAGCGGCCCGGAGGGCTCCTCTACCAGTGCGGCGGCAATCGGTTCGCGCTCTTCGAGTCCGCGGGAGCGGCTTCCGGCACGCACACGCAGATGGGCTGGGAGGTCGCCGACATCGAGGCCACCGTCGCGGCGCTCCGAAGCCGAGGCGTCGTGTTCGAGGAGTACGACCTGCCCGGCTTGAAGACCACGAACGGGATCGCGGACATCGAAGGGAACTACCCGAGCAAGGGTATCGGTGAGCGCGCGGCGTGGTTCAAGGACAGCGAGGGGAACCTGCTGGGCATGGGACAACCGGTGCGGCAGGCCGAGTAACGACGCGAACGACGGGTGGGTTGTCATCGATCACCGGCGCCTGATCCCTCCACCGGAGGCGCCTCGAAAGGAACGCTATGTCGAAGGTCGTCGCCATCATGTCGATGTCGCTCGACGGCTACGTCGCCGATCCCAACGATGGCGTGGCCGAAGTGTTCGCCTGGTACTTCAGCTCGGGTGGCGTCGAATTTCCCACCGGAGGATCGGATCCCATGACCTTCCGGGTGTCCGGACCGAGCGCCGAGCACCTTCGCGGCCTTTGGGCCGAGCTCGGCGCCGTCCTCACCGGTCGGCGCACGTTCGACGTCGCCCAGGGGTGGGGCGGAAATCACGCGTGGGGACCGGCATTCGTCCTGACCCACCACATCCCCGCCGGTTGGCCGAGACCCAACTCGACGGTGCACTTCGTGACCGACGGCATCGAACGCGCCGTGAGCCAGGCCAAAGTCGCGGCTGCCGGGAAGTCCGTAGGGGTTCACGGCGCGGACACCATCCAGCAGTGCCTGAACGCCGGCCTGCTCGACGAGCTCCACGTCGACATCGCGGCCGTCCTCCTTGGCTCCGGAGTCCGACTCTTCGACCACCTCGCCGGCACGCCAGCCCTCCTCGGCAACCCGAAGGTGATCCCGGGCGTCGGCGTGACGCACCTGCGCTACCCGGTGGCACGCAAGACGTAGCGGCGCGCGAACCGCGCGTGGCTCGAACCGGCCACGCAGCCGAGCCTCCGCGAACCGTTCCTAAGGGAATTCGGAAAGCGGCCGATCCTTCCGTGCAGGGGGTTCCTCGCTGTTTTCCGAAGTCCCATCCGGAGGTCCATTATGCTGCGAGCCAAACCTGCGTTCGGTATTGCTCTCGCTGTGGCGTTGACGTCGGGCATCGCCGTCGCGGAGGGCCCGGCTCCGTCATCCGTCGGCCGCGCCGGCACGGCGGGTACGACCTCTCCGAGCCCATCCAAGGAAGTCCCGCAGATGCAGGTCGTCACGCCCACGACGCCCGCTCCGGTACCCGTCCAGGATCCGGCCATGACGGACCCGAAACTGACGGAGATTCGAACCCGCGCCCGCGGAATGCAGCTGAGCAAGAGCGAGTCGGTCGAGAAGCAGCTCGAGAGCTCCTCCAAGCGCGTCGACACCGAAGCCGCCCGGTTGGGGGACATCCCCGTTCGGGACCGGCTCGCCGCGGAGTTCGGTGTGACTCCCGAAGCCCTCACCGCGCAGCGCGAGCAATTCGGGATGGGGTGGGGCGAGCTGATGATCGCGCACACACTCCTCGCAAACGTGGAAGGAGTGACCATCGAGCAGCTTCACCTCCTTCGGAAGGAGGGGCTCGGATGGGGCCAGCTGGCGTACGGGGTGCAGCTCAATACGAGCGGCTTCGTGACCGCGGTGAAGAACGAGGTCTCGGTCGCCCGCGGCACGGCCAAGCCCGACGGGAAGCCCGCGGTCGTGGTGTCCACGGCGAAGGTCACGTCCAAGGGGAGCACCAATAGCAAGGGTGAGGTGACGCCTCCGCCCGCCTCGTCCAGCGTGAATCAGCCACCGACGTTGAAGTAACGAGTCGTAACGCCACGAACTCGCCCGCGCGGGCGCTCGCGATTCCGCTCAGGGACAACTCCTTGACCCGGCGGCCGAGCGCCCGCAGCTTATTTGTGGGTGCAGTATTCTGCTGCTCCCTGCCGGCTCACAGGGTCCGTGGGAATCTCGGTGGTCCTCGCCATCACCTCGACGGCGATCGCCGCGATGGCGTTGTAGTGTGGCTTGGCATCCTCACCCTCGCGGCGGGCAGCCCTCAACATCTACGCACCCCACGACCTGGGAGTGGATCCGAGGGTCATGGCGATCCTGAATCTGGCTCCGCTGACGGCAACGGTGGTCCTGGCCATGCGTTCGCTGGAGTTGGGAGCCAACGGAACGACGACGTCTCGCACAGCTGGGCTTCCTTCGCTTCCAGCCGGGTGACGGCACGGACTCTGCTAGGTCTCTGGGTGGGACATGCCCCATTGCAGGCGCCTTGGTCGCAGTTGTGGACTGCGACAACGATAGGAACAACCGGAGGGCCAGTCCGTTGGCGATGGTGAAAGGGAAGGAAAGGAAGGAAAGGCTGAAGCCAATGGCCAGCCCGCGTGTGAACGGATCTCGGGCGTCCGTCCAGGCCAAGAAGAGCTCCCAAGATCGTGCCGTTCCTGTCAAGAAGCTCAAGACAAAGTTCTACGAGCGAGAGCTTGCCCGTCTACAGGTCGAGCTCGTGAAGCTGCAGGAATACGTGAGGGTCAGAGGACTGAAGGTGGTTGTTGTCTTCGAAGGTCGCGACGCAGCGGGAAAAGGCGGGGTCATCAAGCGGATCACGCAGCGCATGAACCCGCGGACGTGCCGGATCGTGGCCCTCGGCACTCCGACGGATCGGGAAAAGACACAGTGGTACTTCCAGCGATACGCTGCCGAACTGCCGGCAGCCGGAGAAATCGTGCTATTCGATCGAAGCTGGTACAACCGGGCCGGCGTCGAGCACGTCATGGGGTTCTGCACCGAGCAGGAATACGTCGAGTTCATGCGATCCTGCCCCGAGTTCGAGCGCATGCTGGTCCGTTCCGATATCGTCCTGATCAAGTATTGGTTCTCGGTCAGTGATGAGGAACAAGAGGTGCGCTTTCAAAAGCGGATCAACGATCCGACGAAGCGGTGGAAGCTGAGCCCGATGGATCTACAATCCCGCCAGCGCTGGGTCGACTACTCCCGGGCGAAGGATGCCATGTTGGCGGCCAGCGACATCGAGGGGGCGCCCTGGTGGGTGGTTCCCGCCGACAACAAGCGGCGAGCACGCCTCAACTGCATCGCGCATCTCCTGAGCCGGTTCCCCTACAAGGACTACACTCCCAAGAAGCTGAAGCTGCCACCCCGCCAGGTGGATCCGACGTACGTGCGCCCACACATCTCCACCCAGAACTTCGTGCCCGAGGCGTACTGAGGGCGGCGCGGCCCACCGCTCCCTCCATCCCTACAAGTCTTTGTAAATTATCGTACCGGGATCGTCTCCGGGACTCAGGTCAGAGCGATTTCAGGTACTCGACGAGGTCTGCCTGCTGCTCCGCCGTGAGAGCGAGCGTACGAACCCGGTTGTAGTGCGCCACGACGGCCGTGAGCGTCGCGGCACTCCCGTCGTGGAAGTACGGTGGATGCTGCCACAGCCCGCGCAAAGGAGTCGTCCGGTACGCCTTGTTGGCCGTGTGCCGGGCGGCGACTCACCGTACACGGGACCGTACACTTAGGGCCAGGTACGACTCCTGGGGGCCGATGCGGTGTGGAGCTTTCTCGTGACTGTCGCGTACGGACGCGCCGGAGTCGTATGGTGCGGAAGAGGGGATTTGAACCCCTACGCCCTTTCAGGCACTGGACCCTGAACCCAGCGCGTCTGCCAGTTCCGCCACTTCCGCACCGAAGTCTTCGAAGTCGCGGGGAAGCAGGCTACTATAGGTAGCCTTGGGGTCGGGTGTCAACCGGACCGGGCCGGGCCCGCCACCGTGCATCCGCCGCAGCTACATTCGGATGCGGCTTTCGATCCTCCGATCCGCCGCCATTGCCCCGACACCCCCCGCGTGGTACAAGCTATTGCGACCACGGAGGAAACATGGCTCGGGGCTCGACTCAGAAGGACAAGAAGGACGAGGACGAGCGCAAGGTCATCGCCACCAACCGGAAAGCGCGCCACGACTACACGGTGATCGAGACCTTCGAGGCGGGGATCGAGCTCAGGGGGAGCGAGGTGAAGTCGCTGCGAGCGGCCAAGGCGCAGCTCGTGGACGCCTACGCCTCGGTCGACGCCGGGCAGCTCTACCTCCGGAACGCCCACATCAGCCCGTACGATCCCGCAAGCTACGAGAACCACGACCCGACACGCGCCCGGCGGCTCCTCATGCACAAACAGGAGATCAAGCGGCTCCAGGGGCAGCTCGAGGAGAAGGGGCTCACGCTGGTGCCGCTCTCCCTCTACTTCTGGCGCGGCAAGGTGAAGGTGCAGCTGGGGCTCGCGCGCGGGAAGAAGCACTACGACAAGCGGGACAAGCTCGAGGAGCGGCGCGCCAAGCGGGAGGTGCGGGGAGCCATGAGAGGGGAGCGGCAGGATTGAACCCGGATTGGAACCCGCGCCACGTAGTCGCGCTCCTCGGCCTTCTGGCGCTCCTGGCCCTGCCGGCGCACGGCGCCCGTGGCCCGGGGATCACGATCGATCACCCCGAGCCGCGTCCCCAGGAGCGGATCACGCCCACGGTCATCGGCGGCGCTCGCTACGTCTCGACGAACGACCTCGCGCGCATCTTCAGCGCCACGAAGTACTGGCGCCCCGAGATCCAGAAGCTGAGCCTCCGCATCGGCGAGCACACGCTCCGGTTCACCGTCGGCGCGCCGCTCATGTATCTCGATGAAGTCGAGTGGAACGCGGTCATGCCGGCCCGGCTCATCCAGGGCGTGGTCTTCGTTCCCGAGACGGTGATCGGGAAGATGTTCGAGTCCGGACGCATCGCGGAC
Above is a window of Candidatus Eisenbacteria bacterium DNA encoding:
- a CDS encoding serine/threonine protein kinase — its product is MAAPERRVGPYLVLERLGAGGMGEVFLARDTRLERDVALKLLPAEFARDVERMSLFRSEALALVLERVEGVTLGERLRAGAMPQQEALRVCAQIAEALEAAHARGVI
- a CDS encoding glycosyltransferase family 87 protein, whose protein sequence is MHRALSAFLGAIAGIFVLCGSMGLIGSWVISAALGLTCAVGMAVLFHRSRWIRIDPEVCPPALRTVSLMGMVVALLQLSRLAVFVVSPDRAEFSFLPASQWEVRHACTTAYFVAARASSSGVDVYRDSLYTAPDDDPTKIRKSRKLGAFNIDVYEYPPPFLLLPRALLPLAPEFLDYRMLWFGVCGIGLLLATVAVPPLLGSIAGTRALLLSPLLWAAIPTFSLLQKGNVQGLVIAMAMLAMVLFHRGHRVAGGALLAFATLSKLFPGMLVVYLLARRQWRAVAWTCAFSLAFVVLSFLLFGAEMYRSFLDHLPRLLSGEAFPAFRNPSALAMNFSIPTFLFKLKPFGVTGIDFSVSRVVGWIYTVLVVLVTVLAARRTRGREPLVWLAILILATLRSPFIPQAYAAVPPLWLLPMMVAFRDPTWRMLAGTLLAWAALNVYVPHDLGADPRIMAILNLAPLGVTLALSVRGLREGAEEETASAAVRSEAGSPGIASYS
- a CDS encoding S8 family serine peptidase, coding for MKILRALRGSLLRSVLFGTILNFHFLGWAEAQHLKGHPALRHITPGSERSERFLSRGAAGEVLVDLIVVGDVAPGLLRARGIEVGTVAGRRMTARCPLGLLEALTQMPGVERVQVAERTTPHLDRSVLDARAAALHPVLDGALTGLTGSGVVVGIVDTGIDWEHPDFHRRDGRSRLLALWDQTSPVGTRPSGFTYGAYYDSTEIRMGLLDETDTAGHGTHVAGIAAGNGLATSSGLPEFTYVGVAPEADLIAVKTTFQTNAIVDGVKFIFDQAAALGKRAVVNLSLGTQDGPHDGTYDMDLMISALTGPGRIVVASAGNSGATDLHGRVPVTGSVESAMTLAVPAYVPKTGNGNDYLLFSGWYPGANRISVSLVTPTGVTVGPVARGQEREEDTPDGRVFVSNGVTSPTNGDNEIYIEIYDQSESLVPRTGTWTFRFHPVQATEAGFVDMYLHQSQLGGGALARWVQGLMKNGVIGSPGTADSVITVGAHTTRTSWTSINGSTYSFGGTTTLDALAPFSSVGPRRDGVRKPDLSAPGQGILSTKSADYAAGTNGIATDGVHVLMSGTSMSAPHVTGAVALLLARPAWSAQGPAAVRDRLRATARGDSYTGVAPNDAWGFGKLDVTTLVLGTTITAVDGGAPAPAPRFALAPNAPNPFNPSTTIRFTLATSDRTTLRIYSPGGRLIRTLVSGHLAAGPHEATWNGQDDAGRPVSSGIYLYELAAGADRRTRKMSLLK
- a CDS encoding TetR/AcrR family transcriptional regulator, giving the protein MTAASSPTPPHESKTRFLEAAMHVIRAKGYTAATIDDVCAEAGLTKGSFFHHFRSKEDLALAAADHFSAMADGLFASAPYRLLQDPLERLLAYVDFRASILQGEIPDFTCLLGTMVQEVYDTNPAIRDACDRHISAHAAGVALDIAEAKKRYAPDAPWTPESLALFTQAVLQGAFVLAKAKHGPEVAAECLRHLRRYLEGQFHPTPKGA
- a CDS encoding VOC family protein, translating into MTLHPKSSADAKIVPCLWYINQAAEAAKFYASIFPNSSVEDVTVLPADTPSGPEGSVEIVDFTLAGQPFMAFSAGPLEPFNHAISFVVNCEDQTEVDRYWAALSDGGSIEQCGWLRDRYGVAWQIVPTVLGRMMKDKDRARAKRVAEAMLQMVKLDVAGLERAYAGRQESIV
- a CDS encoding VOC family protein; this encodes MLSSASVATRLPARDLARARRFYSEKLSLEPIEERPGGLLYQCGGNRFALFESAGAASGTHTQMGWEVADIEATVAALRSRGVVFEEYDLPGLKTTNGIADIEGNYPSKGIGERAAWFKDSEGNLLGMGQPVRQAE
- a CDS encoding dihydrofolate reductase family protein — translated: MSKVVAIMSMSLDGYVADPNDGVAEVFAWYFSSGGVEFPTGGSDPMTFRVSGPSAEHLRGLWAELGAVLTGRRTFDVAQGWGGNHAWGPAFVLTHHIPAGWPRPNSTVHFVTDGIERAVSQAKVAAAGKSVGVHGADTIQQCLNAGLLDELHVDIAAVLLGSGVRLFDHLAGTPALLGNPKVIPGVGVTHLRYPVARKT
- the ppk2 gene encoding polyphosphate kinase 2 — translated: MASPRVNGSRASVQAKKSSQDRAVPVKKLKTKFYERELARLQVELVKLQEYVRVRGLKVVVVFEGRDAAGKGGVIKRITQRMNPRTCRIVALGTPTDREKTQWYFQRYAAELPAAGEIVLFDRSWYNRAGVEHVMGFCTEQEYVEFMRSCPEFERMLVRSDIVLIKYWFSVSDEEQEVRFQKRINDPTKRWKLSPMDLQSRQRWVDYSRAKDAMLAASDIEGAPWWVVPADNKRRARLNCIAHLLSRFPYKDYTPKKLKLPPRQVDPTYVRPHISTQNFVPEAY
- the smpB gene encoding SsrA-binding protein SmpB; amino-acid sequence: MARGSTQKDKKDEDERKVIATNRKARHDYTVIETFEAGIELRGSEVKSLRAAKAQLVDAYASVDAGQLYLRNAHISPYDPASYENHDPTRARRLLMHKQEIKRLQGQLEEKGLTLVPLSLYFWRGKVKVQLGLARGKKHYDKRDKLEERRAKREVRGAMRGERQD